The sequence TGACGCGATGCTGACCGCCATCGGGGTGGTGGACATCTACGCCGCGCAGGGCACGACCCGTCCCACGGCGAGCGCCGTCGCGAACATGCTGACGAGCGCGCCCTTCACCGTGCCCGCCGCCAGCGGGTGGATCTCCTTCGACAAGAAGGGCAACCCCGTCAACAAGGCCATCCCGGTCCTACGGCTCCTGCCCGGCGGAAAGGTCACCTTCTCCGAGCTGACCTCGGAGATCGGAGCCCCTCCCGGAGGGCCCGGCGGTACGGCCCGCGTCCCGTGAAGGGCGCGGGCCGTATCACCGGATGACGATCAGGGCCAGTCGACGGAGGGGCGGAGCGGCATGTGGGCCGCGCCCTGGGAGTCGAGCTTCACACCGAGGATCTGGTGGAGCTGGATCTTGTTGCGTTCGAAGCCGACAACGCAACCGGCCATGTAGAGCCGCCAGACCCTGGCCGTGCCCTGACCGACCTCCTCGACGGCCTCGTCCCAGTGCTCGTCGAGGTTGGCGCACCAGTAGCGGAGAGTCTGGGCGTAGTGCTCGCGCAGGTTCTCCTCGTGGCGGATCTCGAAGCCGAGGTCCTCCATCTGCCGGGCCAGGTAGCCGACCGACTCCAGCTCCCCGTCGGGGAAGACGTAGCGGTTGATGAAGCCGCCGGCGTTGATGGTCTTCTCGGTGCCGGTCGGCCGGGTGATGCAGTGGTTGAGGATCCGGCCGCCGGGGTTGAGCTTGTCGTACAGGAACCGGAAGTAGAACGGCAGCTGTTCCTTGCCGATGTGCTCGGTCAGGCCGATCGAGCTGACGGCGTCGAAACCGCTCTCCTTCACGTCCCGGTAGTCCATGTAGCGGACCTCGGCCAGGTCGCCCAGCCCCTCCTCGGCGATGGCCTTCTGCGCCCACTCGGCCTGCTGGCGGGAGAGGGTGACCCCCAGCCCCTTCACGCCGTACTCGCGGGCCGCGTGCATGACCATGCCGCCCCAGCCGCAGCCCACGTCCAGCAGCCGCATCCCGGGCTTGAGACCCAGCTTCCTGGCGACCAGGTCGAACTTGGCGTACTGCGCCTCCTCCAGCGTGGACTCCTCGCTGGGGAAGACCGCACAGGTGTAGGCCATGGACGGGCCGAGCACCCACTCGTAGAACCTGTTGGAGACGTCGTAGTGATGGTGGATCGCCTCGGCGTCGCGCTGCTTGGCGTGCCTGCTGCCCATCTTGGCCAGCATGCTGCGCCGTACCTCCTGGGGAGGCGGCTGCACCCGCATCAGCAGGGGCTTGATGCCGAGAGCGCGGATGGCCGCGAGCTTCTCGCTCGCCGGGATGTCGTTGATGGTGAGCGACCACATCCGCGACAGCAGGTCGTACATGTCGCCCTGGACGTCGAGATGTCCGGACACGTACGCCCTGGCGAGACCGAGCTCCCCGGGGGCCTGCGCCAGGTAGGCCACCGCGGCCGGGGACTTCACCTCGATGCTGATGTCCGCACTGGCCGGACCGGCCTTGCTGCCGTCATAGGCGGCGAACCGGATGTCCGCCTCGGGCCCTATGACCTTTTCGAAGATTTCTGCGAGCTTCACAGAATCAACCTCCTAACGCCCCCGTACACACTTGTCGTAGAGGTCGAGCAACCGGCCACCCGCGTCGTATGCCCGCTTGACCGGCCAGTAGGCGATTCCGTTATAAAACCGCCAGAACTCGTCCCGGGAGTAGAACGACGTCGAGTACAACGACTTGTGCCCGTCCAGCTCGTGCACCTTGTTCTCGATGAGACGGTTGTAGTACCCATCGAACTGGCCCCGGGGCAGGGGGACTGTTCCCCAGAAGCCGAAGTTGACGTAGAGCCGTCCGGGCTCCAGCGGGTAGAGCGGCCACTCGCCGGTGGACTTCAGCGGGCACATCCACACCGGCGCCATGCCGACCCTGTCGTGGAAGAAGTCCAGGAACTCCGCGCCGCGCTCGACGGGCACCTCGATGTCCTGGATGACCGACTCCTGGACGGGCTGGCCCCGCCACCGGTCAACCCGGGCGATCACACCGTACTTGCGGTCGAGGCCGACGAGCCTGCGGTAGACGTCGGAGCGCATCCACTTGCGCGGCATGAGCGAGCGCACCAGCGCCCCCTGCACGCCGAAGGCGCGCGAGCACCAGAACCAGTCGGTGTCCCAGCGCCACAGGTAGTCGCGGATGCTCAGCCAGTCGCGGGTCCTGGTCTGGATCGACCGGTAGTAGATGCGCATGCCGGTGTAGTCCGACAGGTAGGGCGCGCGCTCGGCGAACCGGCCGACGGTCACGTAGAGCTCGCCGGGACCGAAGAACGTGCCGTCCACGAAGTCGACCGGCTCACCGTCGTGCTCGCCGCTCTCGCAGATCTCCTTCATGGCGATCATGCACTTGTCGGCGTCGCCGAACGGGATGTGGGTCAGCCGGACGTACGGCTGGACGGGCTTGAGCTTGATCCGGATGCGGAGCGCGTAACCGAGCGTGCCGTAGGAGTTGGGAAAGGCACGGAACAGGTCGCGGTACTCGTTGTCGTCGCGCGCCACGACGATCCGGCCGTCGCCGGTGAGGATCTCCAACTCCTCGACCGACTCGTGCGGCAGCCCGTCGCGGAAGCTGGTGGACTCGATGCCCAGCCCGGTCACCGCGCCGCCCAGCGTGATCGTCTTGAGCTGCGGCACGACGTACGGCATCAGCCCGTGCGCGAGCGTGGCGTCCACCAGGTGCTCGTAGGTGGTCATCCCCTGGACCTCGGCGGTCATGGTGACCGGATCCACCTCGATGACCTGGTCCAGGTCCCGGGCCGACAGCTTCGCTCCGGAAGCGCCGTCCCGGAAGCGGAACAGGTTGGTGGTGGCCTTGGCCAGCCGGGGCACCGCGTCCTCAGGGATCGCGGCGTAGGACTCCCTGATCTGCTCGACGGCGCGCCGATGCGCCGACATCTGTGTCATCTGTTGCACAGGACCTCACCCCCAGAGCCCTCATAGTAAAGATCGCCCCTAGCACGTTATATCTCGGGTGTCCCTCGGGCCAGACGGGACACGTTAAACGCGCGAAAACTCTATGTACGTCCGCCCCCGGGACGGCGCCGGACCACCGGCTCCACCCCGTTGAGCACGTTGGCCACAGGACGTCCCTCCACCGCGGCCCGCAGGTTGTCCAGCACGCACCGGACCAGGCGGCCGGTGGACTGCGGGGTCACCCCGGCCACGTGCGGCGACAGCAGCACCCGGGCGCTGTCGCGCAGCGGGTCTCCGGGCGGCGGCGGCTCGGTCTCGAACACGTCCAGCGCGGCACCGCCCAGGTGCCCGGACTCCAGGGCGGACAGCAGCGCCGCCTGGTCCACCACTCCCCCGCGGGCGGCGTTGACCAGCAGCGATCCCGCGGGCATCCGGGACGGGTCGATCAGGCCCCGGGTCTCCTCCGACAGCGCGATCACCGTCACGAGCACGTCGGAGCCGGCGACCAGCGCCTCCAGCTCCCGGTAGGCGTAGGGCACCTCGCGGGGGCGCCGCGTCCAGTAGGACACCTCGCAGCCGTGGCCGGCGAACATCCGGGCGCACGCCTCGCCGATCGGGCCGAAGCCGACGATGCCCACGCGCGAGCCGTACAGCTCTCTGGGGCCGAGGTCGAGCTGGGGCCAGCCGCCCGCGCGGACCGCGGCGTCGGCGTCGAGCAGCCGCCTGGACAGCGCGAGCGCGGCGGCGAAGCACCACTCGGCCACCGCGATCGCGCTCACTCCCGCGGCGTTGGCCAGCGGCACTCCGGCGGCGGCCAGCGCGCCGAGATCGTGGCCGTCCACGCCCACCGAGGGCTGCTGCACGAACGCCAGGCGCGGGGCGGCAAGGACGGCCTCGGCGTCCAGCGCGAGCCCGCCGCTCCAGTCGCCGACCACGATCTCGGCCTCCGGCAGGGCGGAGAGCAGGGCATCCCGGTCGCGGCGGGCCGGGACGGACACCTCGACCCGCTCTCCCAGCGGGCCGAGCAGGTTGCGCAGCGCCTCCTCGGGAAGCGGCGGCAGCGCCAGCACCCTCCATGCCACCTCATTCACCTCCGCGCGGGTGGAAGCTCTTGAAGGCCCGGTTCATGCTGTTCAGCTGGCTCTTCCACTCGGCGTCGGCGGTGGTCCAGCTCAGCACCATGACCGTGTCGCCGACCCCGATGAACCGGCGGACCTCGTGGTAGGTCACCCCGGGACGGGCCCAGGGCACGCCGCCGCTGTCCTTCATCTTCCAGGTGAACTCCCACTGGAGGCCGGTGCCGTACGCCAGGGGGACGCGCGTGATGTCGTCGGCGTCGATCTCGCTCCACTGCGCCGCGTCGGTCCTGACGGTCCCCTGGAGTGACTCCAGGCTGTCGTGGGGGCCGGGGAGCGCCTCCACCGACATGTGCGCGCCCCCGTCGCGGCGCAGCCACTGGGTGTAGCCCGTCTCGGCGGCCCAGTCGCCCTTCCAACCGGCCGGATAGCGGATGGACCAGTTCTCCGGGGGCCTGGCCTGCCACTGCCTCCACTGCTGCCCCTCCGCGACGGCGGTCCGGCTCCTCGACGGCCTGGGGCTGGGGGACTCGCTCGGCGCCTCCGTCGGGGTGGCCACGGCGTCGACGGTGGAGGTGTCCGAGACCGGACCGGCCTGCGGGGGGCTCTGCGGGTCCGACTGCGTCATCGCCACGGCCGCCGCCGCTCCCCCTCCGGCCAGGACCACCACCGCCGCCACGATCAGCGGGATCCGGCCGCGGCCGCGGTCCCGCCTGCGCCGCGGGGCGGGCATCGCCGAGGTGGGCGCGTCCCGCCTGCGGTGCCGTTCGGTACGGCGGGGCGCCGCCGCGGGGTCGCCGCCCACCTCCGCCAGGAGCGTGTCGGCCTGCTGGAGGGTCAGCCGGTGGGCGGGGTCGCGCTGGAGCATGCCCGTGAGCACCTCCCGCATCGCGGGGGGCACCCGGCCGAAGTCGGGCTCCTCGGTGAGGAGGGCGCCGAGAGTGGCGATGGCGGTGGTGCGCTCGAAAGGGCCGTGGCCCAGCAGCGCGGCGTAGAGGGTGGCACCGAGCGCCCACAGGTCGGACCAGGGGCCCGCCGCGTCGGCCGTGGCACGTTCCGGCGGCAGGAAGCTGGGCGAGCCCGTCACCATGCCGGTCTGGGTCAGCGAGGTGTCGCCCTCCACGGTCGCGATGCCGAAGTCGGTCAGCACGGCCCGCCCGTCGGGGGCGAGCAGGATGTTGCTGGGCTTGACGTCGCGGTGCAGGATGCCCGCCTCGTGGGCCGCCTGGAGCGCCGACAGCACCTGGCGGCCGATGTCGGCGACCTGCTGGACCGGGAGCGGGCCGACCTCGTCCAGCCCGCGGGCCCTGACGAGCTCCATGATGATCCAGGGCCGGCCGTCCTGCTCGGCCACGTCGTAGACCGCCACGATGCCCCGGTGGTTGAGCCGGGCCGCGGTCCTGGCCTCTCGCGAGGTGCGGGTCAGCTGGCGCTCGTGCTCGGCCGGGGCGAGGTTCGGCGGGAGCAGCACCTCCTTGACGGCGACCGGCCGGTCCAGGAGCGTGTCGTATCCCTCCCACACCACGCCCATGCCGCCCCGGCCGAGCTCCTGCAGCAGTCGGTAACGCCCAGCGACCATCCGTTCACTGTGCGGATATGTCATCGCGTAACCCCTAGGTCCCCATTCAGATAACGCGCAAGTTTCCCATAACACCCAAGCACCACGCGGCTTCACGCCGGATGTCTTGCCACAGAAAGCCGAATGTTGTTCTACTTGGCTCTGGGTAAGGCCGGCTATTACCAAGCGCTTGCTTGTGCGAGCCGTGCCCGGCTAGAGTCGAGACCGCATCCGAGGAGATATCGATGGAGCGCGTGACCAGGAAGGGCCCGCTGGCCGGAGTCCGCGTGCTGGAGCTGGCGGGGCTGGCCCCCGGGCCGTTCGCCGGGATGATGCTGGCCGACCACGGCGCCGAGGTGCTGCGGGTGGAGCGCGTCGCCACCGTCGCCGCGGCGGGAGACACCCCGCGCGCCGACGTGATGGACCGGGGCAAGCGGACGGTCGGCCTGGACCTGAAGTCGCCCGAGGGCGTGGCCGCGTTCAAGGAGCTGGTCCGGAGCGCGGACGTGGTCATCGAGGTCTTCCGGCCGGGGGTCGCCGAGCGGCTCGGCATCGGCCCCGCCGACCTGCACGAGGTCAACCCGCGCCTGATCTACGGGCGGATGACCGGCTGGGGCCAGGAGGGCCCGCTGGCGCCGACCGCCGGGCACGACATCGACTACATCGCGATCTCCGGCGTCCTGTCGATGCTGGGCCGCGAGGGCGACCGGCCCACCCCGCCGATCAACATCCTCGGCGACTTCGCGGGCGGCGGCCTCATGCTGGCGTACGGCGTGCTGCTGGCGCTCATCGAGCGGGAGCGGACCGGCGAGGGCAGGGTGATCGACGCGGCCATGGTCGACGGGGCGGCGACGCTGTTCGCCATGTTCTACCACGGGGTCCAGAGCGGCTTCTGGGGCCCGCGCGGGACCAACCTGCTCGACACCGGCGCGCCCATGTACGACACCTACGAGACCTCCGACGGCAAGTTCCTCGCGGTCGGCGCACTGGAGCCGCAGTTCTGGACGGAGATGGTCACGCTGATGGGCCTGGAGGACCTGCCCGACCGGGGCGACAGGTCCCAGTGGCCCGCGCTGCGCGAGCGGCTGGCCGAGGCGTTCAGGTCCAGGACCCGCGCCGAGTGGGAGACGGTGTTCGAGGGGTCGGACGCGTGCGTCTCCCCCGTGCTGGACATGGCCGAGGCCGCCGGCCACCCGCACAACAGGGCCCGCGGCGCCTTCGTCGAGGTCGGCGGCGTCCGGCAGCCCGCGCCCGCGCCGCGCCTGCTCGGCACGGCCGGGCAGGACCTCTCCCCCGCGACCCGGCTGGCGGACCTGTCCTCCTGGGGCCTGTCCGACGAGGCCGCCGCCAAGTTGCGCGCGGCGGGAGTGCTCGCCTGATGGAAGGACCCGCCGTGACCTGACGCGAACGCCCCGCAGTCCCCCGATGTTCCGGAGCTGACCATGCATGATCTCGTCATTCGCGCCGCGACGGCCGTCGGCGTCGCCCGCCCCGCGCCGCGCCCGGCCGGGAGGTGCCGATGAACGCCCCCTTCCCCGAGGAGGACCGGCAGGCCGTACCGCGTGCCTCGGCACCGGCGCTCGACCCGGCCGGGATCGACCTGCTCGACGGCGACATGTACGCCGGCGACCCCTGGCGGGTCTACGCCTGGCTGCGCGAGCACGCGCCGGTCCACTTCGACGCGGGCAACGGCCTGTGGGGCGTCTCCCGGCACGCCGACGTCTCGGCGATCGAGCGGGCCCCGAAGCTCTGGTCCAACGCCGGCGGTTACCGCCCGCAGCTCCCCAGCGACCCGTCGATGATCGGGGTGGACGACCCCGAGCACGCCGAGCGCCGCCGCCTGGTCTACAAGCGCTTCACTCCCCGCTACGTGGCGGAGAGATACACCGACCGGATCCGGGCCGTGGTCACCGAGCTCATCGACGACGCCCTGGACAGGCGCGCCGTGGACGCCGTCCCGGCGCTGGCCGCCCCGCTGCCGGGCCGGATGATCGGCTGGCTGCTGGGCTTCCCCGACGAGCGCTGGCCGGAGCTGGTCCGCTGGTCGGAGACGACGATCGCGGCCGGGGGCGGCCTGCGATACGTCACCCACGAGGCCGCCGTCGCGGCCGGCGAGTTCGCGCTCGCCGTGCTGGACCTGGCGGCCGAGCGGCGCGGATGCCCGCACGACGACCTGGTCTCGATCTGGAGCCGGCAGCCCGGCTACGACGACGACCACCTGGCCAACGAGGCGCTGCTGCTGCTGGACGGCGGCGCCGAGACCACCAGGACCGTCATCGCCACCGCGATCGACGCGCTGATCGAGCATCCCCTCCAGTGGCAGAGGCTGCGGGAGAACCCGGCGCTGATCGGCGACGCGGTCGAGGAGTTCATCCGCTGGACCACCCCGATCCTCAACATGTGCCGGACCGCCACCCGGGACACCGTCCTGCAGGGTCAGGAGATCTCCGAGGGCCAGCAGGTCCTGCTGATGTACGGCTCCGCCAACCGGGATCCGTCGGTCTTCGACGACCCCGGCGTCTTCGACGTCACCCGCGCGCCCGGAGGCCACATCGCCTTCGGCCTCGGCACCCATTTCTGCCTCGGCGCCGCGCTGGCCCGGCTGGAGCTGCGGATCTTCTTCGAGGAGTTCGTCCGCCGGGTCGGCTCGGCGGTCCGGGCCGACGACCTGGGCCCCCGCATCCTGCCCAACGCCTTCGTCAGGGGCGTCACCTCCTTCCCCGTGATCCTGGAGCCGCGCTGAGCACCGGCCCCGCGGACGGGCCCGGCCGGCCCCCGTCCGATCTCTGATCCTCCCAGGTCAGGAGCGGTACACCTATCTCAGGTGTACCGCTTTTCGTAGTGAGGTTTGCTCAAAATGTAGTAGACCTACTACATTCCTACATATGGATACTGCAGTGAGCGTCCACGGCCTGCGGATGAACTACGGCGCGGCCGAGGTGCTCCGAGGCGTCGACCTCGAGATAGGGCGTGGCGAGATCTTCACGCTGCTCGGTCCCAACGGGGCGGGCAAGACCACCACGATCGAGATCCTTGAGGGCTTCAGGAACCGGTCGGCCGGCGAGGTGAGCGTGCTGGGGGTGGACCCCGAGCGGGGCACCGAGGCGTGGCGGGCCAGGCTCGGGATCGTGCTGCAGAGCTGGCGCGACCATCCCCGGTGGGGCGCCAGGGACCTCCTGGCCCATCTCGGCGAGTTCTACGACGACCCCCGCGACCCCGACGAGCTGCTGGCCGCGCTCGGCCTGACCGCGCAGGCCGGGCAGCGGGCCAGCCGCCTGTCCGGCGGCCAGCGCCGCAGGCTGGACGTCGCGCTGGGCATCGTGGGCCGCCCTGAGCTGCTGTTCCTCGACGAGCCGACGACCGGGTTCGACCCGGAGGCGCGCCGGGAGTTCCACCTGCTGATCGAGAAGCTCGCCGCCGACGAGGGCATCACGGTGCTGCTGACCACGCACGACCTCGCCGAGGCCGAGAAGCTGGCGCACCGGACCGCGATCCTGGTCGGCGGGGAGATCGCCGTGTGCGGGACCCCGTCGGAGCTGGCGGAGGCCGTACAGGCGCAGTCGCGCGTCCGCTGGCTGGAGGACGGCCTGGAGCGGGTCGTGACCACGCCGGACCCGTCCCTGGTGGCGTGGGAGCTGCACCACAGGTTCGAGGGCCCGGTCCCCGGCCTGGAGATCCGGCGCCCGTCGCTGGAGGAGAACTACCTGAGCCTCATCGGGAGGGCCGCATGAACGTCAAGTCACTCCGTATCGGCCTGCGCCGGGGCTGGAGGGAGCACCTGCACCTGGTCAAGGACCGCAAGGAGCTGCTCACCACCCTGATCGGCACGGTCGGCGTCTTCGCCCTGCTGCTGCTCTGGATCGGCGACGGCCGGGTCGGGGAGACGGGCGTCTCCCAGGGCACGTTCATGACGGTCGGGTTCCTGGCCTTCACCGTCTTCTCCAACGGCCTGATGACCCTCCCGATGGCGATCGCCACCGACCGCGAGGAGGGGACGCTGCTGCGGCTGCGGACCATCCCCGGCGGCATCCCGGCCTACCTCACCGGGCGGGCGGTGACGGTCCTGTGCCAGATCGCCGTGCAGAGCGTGCTGATCGTGGGCGCCGGCGTCGCCATGGGCGGGATCGCACCGCCCCGCGACTGGCTGACCCTGGCGTGGGTGCTGCTGCTGGGCACCGTCGCCGTGGTGCCGCTGGGGGCGGTCATCGGCTGCCTGGTCCCCGGGCCGAAGGCCGCGGCGGGCCTGCTGGGACTGCCGATGATGGTCCTGATGGTCACCTCGGGGGTCATGGTCCCCGTCACGTTCATGCCCGAGGTCGTCCAGTGGATCTCCCAGGCCTTCCCGCTCTACTGGCAGGGACTCGGCCTGCGGGCGGCGTTCATGCCCGACGCCATGCTCGCCGCCGAGATCGGCGGGAGCTGGCGCCTGCCCTGGGTGGCCGGCGCGCTCGCGACGTGGGCCGTCGCCGGTATGCTGCTGGCGCCGGGGCTGATCCGCCGCGTCACCCGCCGCGAGTCCGGGTCCCGGCTCGCCGAGCGCCGGCTGGCGGCGCAGGCCTCCTGACCCCGGGAGAGCGTTGCGATGTCCGCCGAAGACGTACACAACCGGATCTCGGTGCTGAGAGCCGAGCGCGGCGTCTCGCGCAAGGATCTGGCCGCCGCCCTGGGTGTCCACTATCAGACGATCGGCTATCTGGAGCGGGGCCAGTACAGCCCGAGCCTGTTCCTCGCCCTGCGCATCGCCGAGTATTTCGAGGTGCCGGTGGAGATCGTGTTCTCCCTGAGACCGTTTCCCCGGCTTGGCAGTGAGGTGAGGTGAGGTGATGGGCGAGCTGACCCCCGGGCAGCTGGAGGCCCGCTACCGCGACTGGCCCCCGCGATCCTGGTACGCCACCCGCGGGCGCCGCCGGATCCTCGTCGGGGTGGGTGCCGCGTCCGCCGGGCTGATCTGGATCAGCGCGATCGTCTGCTACTACCTGGCGCCGAGCACGACCGCGATGTGGACCACCTTCGCCCTGACGGGCGCCGCGTTCGTGATCTACGTCGTGGTCTACTCGGCGCTGGTCGGGGCCACCCGCGGGGTGATCGGCCTGGCCGAACGCCACCTCGACGAACGCCAGTCCCGCGAGCGCCGGAAGATCCAGGCCAACGCCCACCGGGGCACCACGGTGACCCTCGTCGTGCTCGGCGTGCTGCTCTCGGTCGCCATGCCCAGGGGCGAAACGGTCGTGCAGATCCCGGCGGCGGCGATCGTCATGCTCGTGTTCGGCGTGATCGCGACGCACGTCATCCTGCCGTCGCTCATGGCGGGCTGGCAGATGTCCGACCCGCCGCCGGACGACGAGGACGACCTGGACGACGGAGAGGGCCGCGGCGGCGAGGACGAGGACGGCCGGAGCGGCCGGGCGCCCGGCCGGTCGGGGAAGGGTCAGCCCATCGACGGGAAGACCGCCACGTAGAGGTCGGCGCCCGCCGGGTGGTGGACCTCCAGGTCGGTGGTGAAGGCGCGGGGCGGGGTGCCACCGGACTCGGTGTGCTTCCACAGCCGCTGCCAGGCCTCCAGGAGCGCCCCCGGCATCGGCCCGCGGGCCTCCAGCTTCAGCGACTGGACGCCGGGCACCCGGACCGCGACCATGCCCTCGGGCAGCGCGGCGGCGGTGCGGACGGCCACCCCGACGATCTGCGTGTAGGAGCCGTGGTGATCGCTCTCGTAGTCGGTCAGCACCGCGTAGATGTTCTCGTCCACCCGGCCGGGGACGTGCGCGAACGCTCCGGGAGCCCCCGCCCGCGCCCACAGCGCGCCCAGCCGCCCCCTGCCCGGTTCGGCCTCGTCGGCGTTCGAGGTCCGTACGGCATGGCCTACGACAATCATCTCGGGCCGATCAACAACGATCACAGCGCCTCCTCATGGCCACCCCGTTAAATTCACGCAAATGGGATCTTAGTGCCCTCCCTGACTGGTGAATCCTCTTGGGAAACCCCAAAACAGGGAACGCTCACCTTGGACTATTCACCGGATAAGGTGGACGAACGTGAAGTTTCTCAATGAGATGGCACCGGCCTACGACCTGACCTACAGCGACGTGTTCATGGTTCCGTCGCGATCCTCCATCGGGTCCCGGCTCGCCGTCGACCTGTCGACCAACGACGGCACCGGCACCACCATCCCGCTCGTCGTCGCCAACATGACGGCGGTCGCGGGGCGCCGCATGGCCGAGACCGTCGCCCGGCGCGGCGGCATCGCCGTCATCCCGCAGGACATCCCGATCGACGTCGTCTCGAACGTGGTGAGCTGGGTCAAGGCGCGTGACCTGGTCCACGACACACCGCTCACGCTCACCCCGCACGACACCGTCGGCGAGGCCCTCAACCTGCTGCCCAAGCGGGCGCACGGCGCGATCATCATCGTCGACTGGGAGAACCGCCCGATCGGCGTGGTCACCGAGGGCGACTGCGGCGGCGTGGACATGTACACGCAGCTCTCCCAGGTCATGTCCGACCACCTGCTCACCCTGCCCGCCGGACTCGACCCGCGCGAGGCGTTCGACCGGCTCCACGGGGGCCGCCACCGGCTCGCCCCGATCGTCGACGACGACGGCCGCCTCGTCGGCATCCTGACCAGGACGGGCGCGCTGCGGGCCACGCTGTACAGGCCCGCGCTCGACGCCTCCGGCAGGCTGCGGGTCGCCGCCGCCGTCGGCGTCAACGGCGACGTGGTCGCCAAGGCCAAGGATCTGCTCGGAGCCGGGGTGGACTGCCTGGTGGTGGACACCGCCCACGGCCACCAGGAGAAGATGATCGGC comes from Streptosporangium roseum DSM 43021 and encodes:
- a CDS encoding helix-turn-helix transcriptional regulator; this translates as MSAEDVHNRISVLRAERGVSRKDLAAALGVHYQTIGYLERGQYSPSLFLALRIAEYFEVPVEIVFSLRPFPRLGSEVR
- a CDS encoding GyrI-like domain-containing protein — its product is MIVVDRPEMIVVGHAVRTSNADEAEPGRGRLGALWARAGAPGAFAHVPGRVDENIYAVLTDYESDHHGSYTQIVGVAVRTAAALPEGMVAVRVPGVQSLKLEARGPMPGALLEAWQRLWKHTESGGTPPRAFTTDLEVHHPAGADLYVAVFPSMG
- a CDS encoding GuaB1 family IMP dehydrogenase-related protein; amino-acid sequence: MKFLNEMAPAYDLTYSDVFMVPSRSSIGSRLAVDLSTNDGTGTTIPLVVANMTAVAGRRMAETVARRGGIAVIPQDIPIDVVSNVVSWVKARDLVHDTPLTLTPHDTVGEALNLLPKRAHGAIIIVDWENRPIGVVTEGDCGGVDMYTQLSQVMSDHLLTLPAGLDPREAFDRLHGGRHRLAPIVDDDGRLVGILTRTGALRATLYRPALDASGRLRVAAAVGVNGDVVAKAKDLLGAGVDCLVVDTAHGHQEKMIGALRSIRALDPGVPIAAGNVVTAEGVRDLAEAGADILKVGVGPGAMCTTRMMTGVGRPQFSAVLECSAEARRLGRHVWADGGVRHPRDVALALAAGAANVMVGSWFAGTYESPGDTRTAPDGRKYKENFGMASARAVKLRTAEDSPFDRARKALFEEGISTSRMYLDPARPSVEDQIDAIVAGLRSSCTYAGASTLEEFHERAVVGIQSSSGYTEGMPLHQSW